Genomic window (Rhinatrema bivittatum chromosome 9, aRhiBiv1.1, whole genome shotgun sequence):
AGGTACCACCAACCCTATATTAACAACTGTTCTGTTAAAATCTGAATGCACCACAGGAACAGAAAGTACAGAAACATCTACAAAACCACTAGTGACAGTGATTCTGATAGACTGTGCCAGTACCACAGAAGCAAAAATCACAGCTTCACCTCCTTTACCTTTACTGACAAATGGTGTGACAGAATCTAATAAAACACCAGGAAAGAAAAGCACAACTGCAACTAATTCAACACTACTAACAACAGTTCTGACAATCCCTGAGAATACCACAGAAAGCACAACAGCAAGGACTTCACCTGTTTTGACAACTGGTGTGCCAAAATTTGAGAGTACTACAGTCAGAGGAAATACAacagcaaatattacacctgTACTGACAACACAACTGAGAGGACCTATAAGTATCACAGGAAGCACTGCAGGAACTACTTCACCTGTTCTGACAACTAGTGTGACAAAATTTGAGAGTACTACAGTCAGAGGAAGTACAacagcaaatattacacctgTACTGACAACACAACTGAGAGGATATATAAGtaccacaggaacaggaagcactgCAGGAACTACGTCACCTATTTTGACAACTGGTGTGACAAACTTTGAGAGTACTACAGTCAGAGGAAGTACAacagcaaatattacacctgTACTGACAACACATCTGAGAGAATCTATAAGtaccacaggaacaggaagcactgCAGGAACTACGTCACCTGTTTTGACAACTGGTGTGACAAACTTTGAGAGTACTACAGTCAGAGGAAGAACAacagcaaatattacacctgTCCTGACAACACATCTGAGAGAATCTATAAGtaccacaggaacaggaagcactgCAGGAACCACGTCACCTGTTTTGACAACTGGTGTGACAAACTTTGAGAGTACTACAGTCAGAGGAAGCACAacagcaaatattacacctgTCCTGACAACACATCTGAGAGAATCTATAAGTACCACAGGAACAGGAGGCACTGCAGGAACTATTTCACCTGTTCTGACAACTGGTTTGACAAAATTTGAGAGTACTACAGTCAGAGGAAGCACAacagcaaatattacacctgTACTGACAACACACCTGAGAGGATCTATAAGTACCACAGGAAGCACCGCAGGAACTACTTCACCTGTTCTGACAACTAGTGTGACAAAATTTGAGAGTACTACAGTCAGAGGAAGTACAacagcaaatattacacctgTACTGACAACACAACTGAGAGGATATATAAGtaccacaggaacaggaagcactgCAGGAACTACGTCACCTGTTCTGACAACTGGTGTGACAAAATTTGAGAGTACCTCAGTCAGAGGAAGTACAacagcaaatattacacctgTACTGACAACACAACTGAGAGGATATATAAGtaccacaggaacaggaagcactgCAGGAACTACGTCACCTGTTCTGACAACTGGTGTGACAAAAATTTGAGAGTACCTCAGTCAGAGGAAGTACAacagcaaatattacacctgTACTGACAACACAACTGAGAGGATATATAAGtaccacaggaacaggaagcactgCAGGAACTACATCACCTGTTCTGACAACTGGTGTGACAAAATTTGAGAGTACTACAGTCAGAGGAAGCACAacagcaaatattacacctgTCCTGACAACACATCTGAGAGAATCTATAAGTACCACAGGAAGCACTGCAGGAACTACTTCACCTGTTCTGAAAACTGGTGTGACAAACTTTGAGAGTACCTCAGTCAGAGGAAGCACAacagcaaatattacacctgTACTGACAACACAGCTGAGAGAATCTATAAGTACCACAGGAAGCACTGCAGGAACTACTTCACCTGTTCTGACAACTAGTGTGACAAAATTTGAGAGTACCTCAGTCAGAGGAAACACAACAGCAAGTACTACATCTGCATTGACAACACACCTGAGAGGAAGCACCACAGAAAATACTCTGCCTATTCTGACAACACATTTGATAGAATCTGGAACTGCCATTGGAATAGAAAGCACAGCAGCATCTAATTTGTCTGTACTTTCAACTCATTTAATGAAATCTGATAATTCAACAGGAACAGAAACCAAAACAGCTATTACACCTATACTGACAACTAGCTTGGTGAAGTCTATGAGTAACAGGGGGACAGTAATTACATTATTATCTACTACATCTATACTGTCAGCTAGTCTGAAACAATCTTTGAGTAATACAATAACAGAAAGCACAGGGACAATATCTATACCTCTACAATCTGGCTTGACAGaatttgttagtttcatggcaaCAAACAACACAGCAGAAAGTACTACACCTGTACTTATAAAATGTGTAAGTACCACAGGAACATGGAGCACAGCAGAAAGTAATACCACTGTACTGACAACACATCTGATAGCATCTGTAAGTACAACAAGAACAGGTACCACCAACCCTGAAATGACAACTGTTCTGTTAAAATCTGAATGTACAACAGGAACAGAAAGTACAGAAGCATCTACGAAACCTCTAGTGACAGTGAGTCCGATAGACTGTGCCAGTACCACAGGAACAAATAGCACAGCTTCACCTCCTTTATCAAGTGCATCTAAAACTCCAAGAAACACAGCAGAGGCTGTGAGCTCTACAAGCATAGGAAGTCTTCCACCACCAATAACAACAACCTTGCCTACAGGTAATCTTATTATAACTTTTACTTagatgagatttatttatttatttatttatttatttaattttatataccgacagccgtttgcacatcatgccggtttacatgtaacttacaaccataacatatataggcagaagcctttacaaataacagtatgtaacataaatgcagtaacagagcaagaaactaatgcagtaacagagcaagaaactaaataacttagggagggaggggtaggggtagtcatgacaaagggggggggcggggggagggtgaaaacagACACAAGGGGATAAGATATGTACAAGGGATTCAAGCAATAAGTTGATATGTATAATGGTTTTATACAAAGTTGTATAGACGTGAAAACAAAAGTCATTGGGGTGAGGTGATAAGTGTGACTTGTACTAAGTAACATGTTTTAAAAGCAGGAAGTTAAGTGAGAGGTTTGTAGTTCCTTAATTAGTTTGAGGGGGTAGGAGTGGGGTGTAGGTCCTGGTGGggggtgttagtgagagaagatGGACGGGTAAGGTTATTGGAAGGTGAGCATGGGATAGGATGGGATAGACACAGAGGGACAGTAATGGTAACGAGAAGGATAGGAGAAGAACACAGATGGAATAAGACCTGTCACAACACAGTGGTTagacacaatggggcggattttcagagccctgctcgcctaaatccgcccaaaaccgggcggatttaggcgagcagggccctgcgcgccggtgagcctattttatataggctcaccggcgcgcgcagagccccgggactcgcgtaagtcccggggttctccgaggggggcgtgtcggggcgtgtcgggggcgggcccggttgtcgcggcgtttagggggcgtgttggcagcattttgggggcgggtacaggggcgtggctacagcccggggcggtccgggggcgtggccgcgccctccgtacccgcccccaggttgcgtcccggcgcgcaacaggcccgctggcgcacggggatttacttctcccggagggggggggtgtagatattTGCTGTTGTGCttagagaaaggtaagggggggggtgtagacagggccgggcgggtgggttaggtagaggaagggaggggaaggtgaggggagggcgttagaggattccctccaaggccgctctgat
Coding sequences:
- the LOC115098672 gene encoding uncharacterized threonine-rich GPI-anchored glycoprotein PJ4664.02-like, producing MKSDNSTGTETKTAITPILTTSLVKSMSNRGTVITLLSTTSILSASLKQSLSNTITESTGTISIPLQSGLTEFVSFMATNNTAESTTPVLIKCVSTTGTWSTAESNTTVLTTHLIASVSTTRTGTTNPEMTTVLLKSECTTGTESTEASTKPLVTVSPIDCASTTGTNSTASPPLSSASKTPRNTAEAVSSTSIGSLPPPITTTLPTERIHLILSLKLSSRLNLTDVTIGNGILLQLNRFIKEHFPDMTLTSSLKGIRNM